From the Vibrio alginolyticus NBRC 15630 = ATCC 17749 genome, one window contains:
- the imuA gene encoding translesion DNA synthesis-associated protein ImuA, giving the protein MQDIIQNLKSQHLVWQANLTKADPQQLQTSSGFSELDDLLGGGFPPHGVVEMESIGSIGELRLLAPYLKATQTNGVTAFIQPPALVNSLFLHYIGLDINQVWVVTPTHPKDALWAAEQCLKSGVCSNVLLWQEELEIHQVKRLQVASEQGSCPLFMLKTDTINRLSLPVSLSLKLKGDEQGIHVEVLKRKGGWNRGSVSIGFQHHYPQLVKPSSETVHSTVVNFPLANQG; this is encoded by the coding sequence ATGCAAGATATTATTCAGAACTTAAAAAGCCAACACCTTGTTTGGCAAGCAAATTTAACGAAAGCAGATCCTCAGCAGTTGCAGACTAGTTCCGGTTTTTCTGAATTAGATGATTTGCTCGGCGGAGGCTTTCCACCTCATGGCGTAGTGGAGATGGAATCTATTGGTAGTATTGGTGAATTGCGTTTGCTCGCTCCCTATTTAAAAGCCACTCAGACCAATGGTGTGACCGCATTTATTCAACCACCTGCGCTAGTGAATTCTCTGTTTTTACACTACATCGGGTTGGATATAAACCAAGTGTGGGTCGTTACTCCAACTCACCCCAAAGACGCTCTTTGGGCTGCAGAGCAATGTCTGAAAAGTGGGGTATGCAGTAATGTTTTGTTATGGCAAGAAGAGCTTGAAATACATCAAGTGAAACGCTTACAGGTAGCAAGTGAACAAGGGAGTTGCCCTCTCTTTATGCTTAAAACAGATACTATCAACCGCTTGTCTTTGCCTGTGTCACTCAGTTTAAAACTGAAAGGCGACGAGCAAGGGATTCATGTTGAAGTGCTGAAAAGGAAAGGAGGCTGGAATAGAGGTAGCGTTAGTATCGGATTCCAACACCATTACCCGCAACTGGTGAAACC